In Strigops habroptila isolate Jane chromosome 2, bStrHab1.2.pri, whole genome shotgun sequence, one genomic interval encodes:
- the RWDD2B gene encoding RWD domain-containing protein 2B, translating to MTNREEAEMQISELDLLSSMFPYEEEFVVTDQLAVAELKHYVENESAEMPSSKVQFILNVKPEVSNAPVVEFSMACALPFKYPAVLPEITVRSSLLSRSQQLHLNSDLKTYLMQNCSGEPCMLSAREWVKDHAAAYIDKELSSSSVTTSNAAQSEVITFTRLWIYSHHIYNKQKRKNIIDWAKELSLSGFCMPGKPGVVCVEGLQSSCEEFWSRVRRLTWKRILIRHREDVSLEGGGHAEIQKQRKFSTLEEKCFDAHGARGNHMDLGQLYRFLEEKGCADIFQMYFGVEGH from the exons ATGACTAACCGAGAAGAAGCTGAGATGCAAATTTCAGAATTAGATTTACTCTCTAGCATGTTTCCTTATGAGGAAGAGTTCGTTGTGACTGACCAGCTGGCTGTAGCAGAGCTAAAACACTATGTTGAAAATGAGTCTGCAGAGATGCCATCTTCAAAAGTTCAGTTTATACTGAACGTAAAGCCAGAGGTCTCTAATGCCCCTGTG GTGGAATTCTCTATGGCCTGTGCTTTACCGTTTAAATATCCAGCTGTTCTACCAGAAATTACTGTCAG gtCATCGTTACTGAGCCGCTCTCAGCAGCTTCACCTGAACTCAGATCTAAAAACATATTTGATGCAAAACTGCAGTGGTGAGCCCTGCATGTTGAGTGCAAGGGAATGGGTTAAAGACCATGCAGCTGCTTACATTGACAAGGAGCTTTCATCTTCCTCGGTGACAACATCAAATGCCGCTCAGTCGGAAGTCATCACATTCACTCGACTGTGGATCTATAGTCATCACATTTAcaacaagcaaaaaagaaagaatattattGACTGGGCCAAGGAGCTCTCTCTGTCAGGGTTTTGCATGCCGGGGAAACCAGGTGTTGTTTGTGTAGAAGGTCTACAAAGTAGTTGTGAAGAGTTCTGGTCAAG AGTGAGAAGATTAACATGGAAAAGAATTCTCATTCGGCACAGAGAAGATGTTTCTTTGGAAGGTGGAGGACATGCTGAgattcagaaacaaagaaagttctccactttggaagaaaaatgttttgatgcACATGGTGCCAGAGGCAATCATATGGATTTGGGGCAGCTGTATCggtttttagaagaaaaaggatgTGCTGACATCTTTCAAATGTACTTTGGGGTTGAAGGGCATTGA